The Clostridia bacterium genomic interval ATTTAAAATGTCAAGAAAATATTGCTTAAATTATTAAAAAATGGTATAATCACAATATAAGTAAAGGTAAATCTTGACTTATAAAATAAATAGGTATAAAATATAACAAAAGAAAAATTTAAAAAGGAGAAAAACAAAATGGAAAAAGAAAAAGTACTTACCAGATTAACCGATACAGGTGTTGTTGGTGTTGTTAGAGCATCAACTGCCGAAGAAGCAATCAGAATTTCAGAAGCATGTTTGGAAGGTGGAGTTGACGCTATTGAACTTACATTTACAGTTCCAGGCGCTCACAAAGTTATTGAGCAACTTGCATCTCACTATAAAAACGGAGAAATGCTTCTTGGAGCAGGTACAGTTTTAGACCCTGAAACTGCAAGAATTGCTATTTTATCAGGTGCTCAGTATGTAGTCAGCCCTTATTTTGACCCTGAAACAATCAAACTTTGTAACAGATACAGAGTTGCAGGTATGCCTGGTTGCACAACTATTAAAGAAGTTGTTAACGCTATGGAAGCAGGTGCTGATATTATCAAAGTATTCCCTGGCGAATTATTCGGTCCTAAAGTAATTAAATCAATTAAAGGTCCGCTTCCTCACGCAAAAGTTATGCCAACAGGCGGTGTTGACATTACTAATGTTGACCAGTGGATTAAAGCAGGTGCTGCAGCAGTTGGTGTTGGTGGTGCTTTAACAGCAGGTGCTAAAACAGGCGACTTTAAATCTATTACAGAAATGGCAAGACAGTTAGTTGCAAAAGTTAAAGAAGCACGTGGTCTGTAAGATACATTTTTAAAAATATTTAAGCCTGAAACGAATTTTCGTTTCAGGCTTTTTTAAATTTATAAACGCTCTTCAAGTTGTTTTTTCATTTCTTCGTATCCTGGTTTTCCTAAAAGCGCGAACATATTTTTCTTATATTCTTCAACTCCCGGTTGGTCAAACGGGTTAACGTCTAACATATATCCGTCAATAGCACAGGTTATTTCAAAAAGATAGAATAAATAACCTAAATTAAATTCATCTCTTTTTTCAATTTCTACTACTAAATTAGGAGTTTCTCCGTCTGTGTGAGCTAAGAATGTTCCCAAAAATGCTTTGGTGTTAACAAAGTCTATTGTTTTATCTTTAAGGAAATTCAGACCGTCAACATTTTTTTCATCTTCTTTTATTACTATTTCTCTGTTAGGTTTACCGATAGTAATAACAGTTTCAAACATATTTCTTGTACCGTCCTGAACGAACTGGCCTAAAGAGTGTAAGTCAGTAGAAAAGTTTAAGGATGCAGGGAAAATACCTTTCTTTTCTTTACCGTGACTTTCTGCAAAAAGTTGTTTATACCATTCTGCAAAGTACATTAAAGAAGGCTCATAATTTACTAAAATTTCAATAGCCTTATCATTATTATAAAAATAATTTCTTACTGCTGCATATCTAAGAGCAGGGTTTAAATCAAAATCTTCTTTAAATGTATCTTCCATACAAACTTTGGCACCGTTCATAAGTGCATCTATATCAGCACCAGCCACTGCGATTGGAAGTAACCCTACCGATGTTAAAACAGAGAATCTTCCGCCTACATCATCTGCAATAGTAAATCTTTCATAACCCTCTTCTTTAGCAAGGTCTAAAAGAGCACCTCTTTGTTTATCTGTTGTAACATAAATTCTTTTTCTTGCTTCTTCGGCTCCGTATTTTTTATATATAAGGTCTTTAAAGAGTCTAAAAGCAATAGCAGGTTCGGTAGTTGTGCCTGATTTGGAGATAACATTAATGGAAAAGTCCATATCTTCTAAAATCTCTAATAACTCTAAATGATAATCTGATGAAATAGAATTTCCTGCAAAGAATATTTTAGGGCCTGAGTCTTTTTTAATATTATGCATATTCCCATTTAAAAATTCTATCGCAGCCCTTGCGCCAAGGTATGAACCACCAATTCCGATTACAACCAACGCTTCTGAATTTTCTCTTATTTTTTTAGCAGCACATTTAACTTTCTCAAACTCTTCTTTATCATAGGTTTTAGGAAGATCAAGCCAACCTAAAAAGTCGTTCCCTTTACCCTCTTTTGATTTTAGAATTTTAAGAGCGTCCACCGAACTTTCTTTGTAAGATTCAAACTTTTTATTATCGATGAATCTGTCTGCTGTTTCATACTTAAAAACAGGTTTTTGCATTTTAATCTTCCTTCCTTTATATAAACTTAATCCATTTTTATAACATCTTTATTCTTAATAAGGTAATCTGCACCCGAAACAATAGTAATTAAAACCATTGCCCATTCAAGAATAAAAAGAATGATTTTGCCAATATAAACTTGTGATATCATAGGAGTAAAGAACATAACAGCAAGTACCACTATCTGAATAATAGTTTTTAATTTGCCAAGTTTAGATGCTGCAATAACTTTACTTGTAGATGATGCAACAAGTCTTAGAGAAGTTACAAGAAATTCTCTCATTATAATTATTATTACTGCAATTGATGAAATATATCCCATATCAATAAAAGTAATCATAGTGGATATAACAAGAATTTTATCTGCAAGCGGGTCTAAAAACTTGCCAAAGTCAGTAATAAGATTTCTCTTTCTTGCAATATGTCCGTCAAGCATATCTGTTAAAGATATAAGTAAAAATGTAGCAAGAGAAATTGCCGACATTAAAAACGAATCGTTAATATTATATATAAGCACTAAAAGCACAGGAACTAAAATAATTCTTAAAACTGTAAGTTTGTTTGGTAAATTCATAATTATTATCCTTTCTTTACGCTTTTTCGCCTACTAAATCGTATTCCAAAGCATCGGTTATTTTAACATTAACAATATCGCCGAACGGGATATCCTCATCACTTTCAAACATAACTGTTCCGTCTATTTCAACACTGTCCATCTCGCTTCTTCCAAAATATACTCCGTATTCATTATGGAAGCCTTCTACTAAAACATCAATAGTTTTACCGATAAATTTCTTGTTGTTTTCTTCCATAATATGTGATTGAAGAAGACTGATTTCTTTTTGCCTTTTAAGTTTTATACCCTTTAAAACCTGACCTTTTAAGTTGAAAGCGCCTGTCCCCTCTTCTTTGGAATAGGCAAATACTCCAAGTCGGTCAAACTTTGTTTTTTCAATATAATCGTAAAGTTCTCTGTATTCCTTATCAGTTTCAGTAGGAAAGCCTACGATAACAGT includes:
- a CDS encoding bifunctional 2-keto-4-hydroxyglutarate aldolase/2-keto-3-deoxy-6-phosphogluconate aldolase, whose amino-acid sequence is MEKEKVLTRLTDTGVVGVVRASTAEEAIRISEACLEGGVDAIELTFTVPGAHKVIEQLASHYKNGEMLLGAGTVLDPETARIAILSGAQYVVSPYFDPETIKLCNRYRVAGMPGCTTIKEVVNAMEAGADIIKVFPGELFGPKVIKSIKGPLPHAKVMPTGGVDITNVDQWIKAGAAAVGVGGALTAGAKTGDFKSITEMARQLVAKVKEARGL
- a CDS encoding glucose-6-phosphate isomerase — its product is MQKPVFKYETADRFIDNKKFESYKESSVDALKILKSKEGKGNDFLGWLDLPKTYDKEEFEKVKCAAKKIRENSEALVVIGIGGSYLGARAAIEFLNGNMHNIKKDSGPKIFFAGNSISSDYHLELLEILEDMDFSINVISKSGTTTEPAIAFRLFKDLIYKKYGAEEARKRIYVTTDKQRGALLDLAKEEGYERFTIADDVGGRFSVLTSVGLLPIAVAGADIDALMNGAKVCMEDTFKEDFDLNPALRYAAVRNYFYNNDKAIEILVNYEPSLMYFAEWYKQLFAESHGKEKKGIFPASLNFSTDLHSLGQFVQDGTRNMFETVITIGKPNREIVIKEDEKNVDGLNFLKDKTIDFVNTKAFLGTFLAHTDGETPNLVVEIEKRDEFNLGYLFYLFEITCAIDGYMLDVNPFDQPGVEEYKKNMFALLGKPGYEEMKKQLEERL
- the pgsA gene encoding CDP-diacylglycerol--glycerol-3-phosphate 3-phosphatidyltransferase, with amino-acid sequence MNLPNKLTVLRIILVPVLLVLIYNINDSFLMSAISLATFLLISLTDMLDGHIARKRNLITDFGKFLDPLADKILVISTMITFIDMGYISSIAVIIIIMREFLVTSLRLVASSTSKVIAASKLGKLKTIIQIVVLAVMFFTPMISQVYIGKIILFILEWAMVLITIVSGADYLIKNKDVIKMD